The Armigeres subalbatus isolate Guangzhou_Male unplaced genomic scaffold, GZ_Asu_2 Contig1234, whole genome shotgun sequence genomic interval GATCGAAAAGGTCTACGTGGCCCTGAATAAAGATTTTGAGATGACCAATCTAGGAGACGCGAACTATTTCCTTGGAATGGAAATCTCGAAAGAAGATGGCAAATATGGAATTTGTCTGGAAAGCTATATTGGACGAGTTACGGAGCAGTTTAAATTATGTGACGCCAAGAATGCAAAGACCCCAATGGAGAATGGTTTTATCAAAACTCGAGAGAACAGTCCTCTACTAGAAACAAACACCAAATATCGGAGTCTAGTAGGAGCATTGTTGTACATCGCTGTATGTGCTAGACCAGACATCGCTGCAAGTGTGTCTATTTTGGGAAGAAGTGTATGTTCACCGACAGAGGCTGATTGGGTAGCTGCTTAACGTGTGATTCGCTACCTGAAAGGAACGAAAAAATGGAAGTTACAATACGGAGATCCTGAAGGTAAGCTGACTGGATACTCAGATGCGGACTGGGCGGGTGATTTGAAAACTCGGAAGTCTACCACCGGAGTTGTATACATGTATGCCAGAGGAGCAATTTCGTGGACAAGCCGTCTACAGGATTTCGTAACTTTGTCGATGGAGTCGGAATATGTAGCACTAAGTGAGGCAAGCCAAGAAGCGGTTTGGTTATTGAACCTATTCGAAGATTTCGGAGAGCCGTCGTTCAAGCCAGTCACGCTGTGGGAAGATAACCAGAGTTGCATCAAATTTGTAAGTTCAGATCGGGCAACGAAGCGATCGAGACACATAGTTGTGTGATGTGAAATTGTTGAGTTGCTGTATTGCCCCACCGAAGACATGGTTGCAGACATACTCACCAAGGCGCTGGGACATATAAAACTGCGGAAGTTCGCCGGTATGTTAGGATTGACCGTCGAGGATCGTTGAGAGGAGTATTGGAAGGAGCAACGATCGAGATGCTCTTATCAACAGAGATGTGCTGCCATGTTGGCGTTTTGTATCTGGCAGCACCGCCTACCACAATTTTAGCAATAGGCGCGGTTTGTGCGCTTGTTACAGTTTACtgtttttttcattattgaatTTGAAAGCGTTGTTCGCGTGTTAGGACGCGTGTTTCAAATTCAGTTTACTTTAATAAAGTGTTCTTGTTTAATTGCTGTAATTCTTTTCCCATTACCTGTAATGCTGTAATACTAGTTCCCATTACCAAAAAGAAAATCCCAAAAAGAAGTGCATACATGCTTCCAGAGCGCTGACACCTGCAGAGCACCGGATCGCGAGTGACTCATCGATCATCTTCGCTGCGACCAAGTTCCATAAAATGCTGTTCGGTCGCCATTTCAATCTGCACACCGATCACGCTCCACTGCTTCGAATCTTCGGTTCAAAGAAAGGGATTCCAATTTACAAGGCGATATCGTCTACAGCAGTACCGACAAGGTCGGAAACTCCGACATCTTGTCCCGGCTGATCAACCAGCACGTAAAGCCGGAGGAAGACTTCGTCGTAGCCAGCGTCATCACGGAGAATGATGTAAGATCGATCGTTTTAGATGCAGTTGAAGCACTTCCTCTCCATTTCAGGGCGATTCAGCAAGCCACCCGTTCCAACCCAGTACTTAGCAAGGTCTTCTGCTTTATTCAGCATGGCTGGTCGCAATCAAAGAAAGCCATCACAGACCAAAAGGTTCAACGGTTCTTCGACCTTTGCGACTCGTTATCAACGGTTCAAGAGTGCATTATTTTTGCTCAACACCTTGTGATTCCAGCGGAGTTCCGGATGCGTTGCCTCCACCATCTTCATCGTGGCCATCCGGGGATCCAGCGCATAAAGGCGATTGCGCGAAACTATGTCAGCCATGCAACAGTTGCGCAGCTGCAGCCAAAAGTCCGCCCAAATCAACGAACCATGGGCAGCGTGTTCACATCGACTACGCTGGATCGATTGGATCAAATTGAAGTTCGGAAGTCGATCCACACTTCCGACAATGTGTTGGTGGCAAACTCAAATTTTATTCTGACGTACCATCTGTATTTTGCGGAGTCTCTTTGCTCGCCTCGGCATGCCCGAGACGCTAGTCAGTGATAACGGTACGCAATTTACCAGTGTCGAGTTCGCTCAGTTTGACGCTCATGACCATCGCGCCGTTTCATCCGCAATCCAACGGGTAGGCAGAATTCTTCATGGACACCTTCAAGCGAGCaattaggaaaattcgggaggGGAAAGGAGCCATCCAAGAGACACTGGACACTTTCTTGATGACCTACCGAAGTTATATTTGGGAGCAGAATTCGGATCAGTCTAGACTTACTTCGTCCGGCAACCGTTCCGCAAGTGAACGACCACTCAggatcaaaataatttaaaaaaggtGATCACATTTTTTGCCCAGATGCACACCAACAATTCCTGGAGATGGGTACCTGCGGTAGTCTTGGAGCGAATTGGGAACGTAATGTTAAACGTGTGGGTGGAAGACAGGCGTATGCTTCGGTCGCACATCTACAAACTACGTAACCGAACCAGCGCCGGCAGAGTGGCAACACCCGGGACGACCCCGTCCAGGACAAGCAGTCATCAGTTGCCGCTGGACATCCTTTTGCAAGCCTGGATTCTGTACCAACCAAGCCAGCCTCAACCGTCATGTCCTTCTGCAATTCCAACACCATCCGCACCAGTGGCACAGATGCCATCATCGCTTGCTGCACCTTTCGATCAATCGATACCATTGCAAGCCACGTCAGTTCAACCGAGCGAAGTCACCGGATTTCGTGAACCGTCCACGTCTTTAATTATAACGCACACGACACATCGACCGTCAATTCTCCGATCCGGaaactgggcccataacctaacGGATTTACAGGCCCTTAACCTGACGGAAAACATGATTGTATCTAAATGACAATCGTTTAGCAGACGATTCTAGCTGAGTAACTTTCGTTACCGCCATCGGTAGTAATAGGTCTAGGGGGTGAGAATCGATCATTGTTCTCActgacagtctggaggtcggataacaaaatcgtccaaaaaggtctcttataattcagttttcttgccctcagatacattcaatctattctacaagcattcttaGTAGTTGAAACATTGACCCACtactagtaacattttggttttatgttgGTTTCATAACACttttgtagagtaaattatagtATTCGAACCCATGATCATCCGCTTacaaggcgaacgtgtagcccaCTACGCTACGGGACTCCCCTAATCGTTTCTATAAAAGACTACTATTAAAACGGGGATGATCATTTCTAGAAGACAATCATCTCTGAAACACTTTCGTTCCAATAGCACAACTATTCCTGAGTTCTTAAATAGGAACCATTGGTCCTGATGGACGATCTTGAGATCGGAAGGACGATCATGTATACTGAACAATGATTGGTATGAATTTTGGACGAGCGTGTATGAGCAACTAATGAATGTATGAGTCAATTACTGTCTACATGAAAACCATTCATTCTGAAGTCAACACCAGAAGTCCCACGCGTTTCTATTCTCGGCGAGTATGATTGGAGCACAGACCATCGATTTGAAATGTTCCGGTGATGAAAATCCATAAATCCCaacagttaaaaaaaatatacaaaattaaTGGCAACCATGTTCCCGATATTTCTATGCACACAGTCTCCGTGAACCATGTCCCCAGTGCGCGGCTCCCTACGGCTATCACAATCTCATGCCCCTCAGCGTGGACACCCACCGGTTTACAGTAAGTTGCGTGTTTCGGATAGAGTCCTGAAGCCCCTAATCTTCCTTCCGTTTTCTAATCATCATTATAGATCGGTTCGCGTGGCTGGCCCCACTACTGTGCTTAGAAGTAGGGATTGTAGAAAGAACTGGCACGCAATAACTTTGATAACTAGCTGTCACTTCTTTGTACAACAAAACCCGAACGATCCTAAAGGATCGAATAGTAGTACCAGCTGCGAGGTCTATGCATTCGTTCGCGTTCGTTACTGACCCTTAACTGCCGTTCGTGTACCCTTCGGCACACACGGCTTAATCACGCTCCTAGAACAAGCCAGGCAATGAGCTGTAACACCCTGTCATCTTCGTCACCATGAGCTGTTGAATCCTAATTATTGAAATGATTTGTCAGCTTATAGATTAGTGTATTGCGAAAGCTTCATTCCCCGTACAACTGCTTCATATTGTCTCATCAAACACTTCCTGTCCGAGTTGGAAGACCCCACTAAATGTCACACATTATGGTAACCCCCTGAAAAAATGCTCAAAAAATTCGGGTCACATCACGGCTTCCACCCGAATGTTAAACGAAGCCGCTTATTTTTACCAAATAACTGGCAACACTGTCAGCATCGGCACCTCTCCCAATGCTCGTCATCTGCACCAATCACAATCTAGACGGCTTAGAATGAGGTATCAACTTGCACGCCAGCGTTGAAACTAATCCGTAGTTTAAGCTAAGAAATGCCGCTAACCGTAATTATTTTTGCATGTCACGTTCGCTTTGGTTTTGGAATGCATTCTGGGCTTATGGGATTTGATTTTGCGATCGCTTCTTAAAGTAATCGGCAGGGTTTTGAACTCTGGTCACTCAATGCTCCGTAACTGATGCCTTACGCTGTCGAATCGCAGGAAGAGGTCGAACGGGCAGCCGTATCCGGTAACCTGGACGCCCCCGAGGGAGGCTTCGACGCAATCATGCAAGCCGTGGTCTGCCGTGATCAGATCGGTTGGCGCGAGATGGCCCGTCGCCTGTTGGTGTTCTCGACCGATGCCGGCTTCCACTACGCTGGCGATGGCAAGCTGGGCGGTGTGATCACGCCGAACGATGGCGAGTGCCACCTGGACAAACGCGGAATGTACACGCACTCGACCATCCACGACTATCCGAGCATCTCGCAGATCAACCTGAAGGTGAAGCAGAACGCGATCAACGTGATCTTCGCGGTGACGCAGAACGAGCTGTCCGTGTACGACCGTTTGTCGAAGTTAGTGGAGGGTTCGTCGGCTGCTATGTTGTCCAACGATTCGTCCAACATCGTGTCGCTGGTTCGGGATGAGTATAATGTTAGTTAGCAGTAGTTTTCTTTAGTGAGAATTTGAGATGTTGATTGTgcatttttatagaaaatttctTCATCCGTGGAGATGAAGGACAACCGTACGGACAGCCTCATTGACGTAAAGTACTATTCCCGTTGCAAGGGTGATGGCCCGCTGGTACAAACGAGCAAGTGCGACGGCCTTAAGGTCGGAGATATCGTCAACTTTGAAGCCCACATCACCCTGCTAAAGTGCCCGGAGAACCCACGGGACTGGAACCAGATACTGCAGATCTACCCAGTTGGTATCAACGAGAGCTTGACAGTTGACATCGAGATGCTGTGTAGTTGTCCTTGCGAGCTGCCAGGAAATCCTGACTATAAGGAGTATGCCGAGGAGTGCAGTGGAGTAGGAACGTACAAGTGCGGAATCTGTGACTGTGACGAGTTCCACCATGGGCACAAGTGCGAGTGTTCGGCTACGGACATCCACACGGAGTCGGGTTTCGCGGAGAACTGTCGACAGACAAATACGTCCATCGAGTGCAGCGGGCGTGGACAATGCGTCTGTGGAGTGTGCGACTGTGACAAAAGGGTAAACCCTGAAGAGGTTATCTCCGGCACGTTCTGCGAGTGTGACAACTTTTCTTGCGATCGCCACAACGGTTTACTGTGCTCTGGACCAAAACAAGGTGTCTGCTCCTGTGGAGAATGTATCTGTGCCGAAGGCTGGACAGGCGCAGCTTGCGATTGCAAGGCAACAAACGAAACTTGTATTCCGCCTTCCGGTGGAGAGATCTGTTCCGGTCATGGAACTTGCGAATGTGGCGGCTGCAGGTGAGTTTGTGCGTTCAACACGTAAGATTTGTTAAACTGAAGGTTTTCTAAATTCGTAGATGTAAGATAACTGAAGAAGGTCGTTACTCAGGACGCTTCTGCGAGAAGTGTCCAACCTGTTCGGGTCGGTGTAACGAGTTCAAGCACTGTGTCCAATGTCAACAGTACAAAACGGGTCCGCTGGCTGACCCGGCAGACTGTGCTTCCAACTGTACCCTGTTTGTGCCGATTCCGGTTCAGAAGGTGGAGATCGACGAAGAGAAAGACGATAACAAATGCACCTTCTTTGACGAAGATGACTGCCGATACGAATTCTCGTATAACGACAGTGGAGAACAAATCGTCGTAAAGGCACAAGAAGAGCGGGAATGTCCTCCAAAAGTTTTCATGTTAGGGATAGTGTTAGCTGTGATCGCTGCCGTTGTCCTGATTGGGCTGGCGGTTCTCCTATTGTGGAAGCTGTTAACCACAATTCACGATCGACGGGAGTTTGCACGCTTCGAGAAGGAGCGAATGATGGCCAAGTGGGATACGGTAAGCATTGTTAATGTCAAATTTCTCGagaacaatttttcaaattttcatatattctaCAGGGCGAGAATCCAATCTACAAACAAGCGACAACTACTTTCAAAAATCCAACATATGCAGGCAAGTAAATGGAAACCAAAACAAACAAGTGCCTGGAAGTTTTTAGCCGACAAAGTTGGTCAAGATATACAACGCCatttttccgaacattttggAAAGCAAGCGTAAGATTGTCGGTCAAATAACATATACTAGTCTGTAACCCCTCTTCCTAAAATGCTACTTTCTCCGATAAAACTCGCTTTTTTTGGTGCCGACAGAGTCAGGCGAATCAGTCAACAACTTGCGAGAAATTTGGATCTAATTTAACTTTTCTTTTTAAATGAATCGCCAATTGTTCGCCATACTGACGAAGGCAAGCCTTAAAACACGTGTGAATTAGGAAACCGCCTTTTGTTGCCGAAGTAGATTGTAGGCATCCAACATCATAAAGACTAATGACAAATCTTAGGTACGTAAACAATGAGACAACCTGCTTTGAATGCAATCTACGGTAACGCATCTATACAATCAAAAGTGTACTTATTCGCGCGTAATGCTTCCTCAGAAGGAGTGAAACAGATCATTTTAATACAAGCCAAAAGTCTACGAAGCAATAAACAATTGAGCCTATACGCCCAATAAGCCAGATATAGAAAGATAGTGTAGTTTTTCGCATGGATCGACATGTGCTGCCATCTTTATTATAACAATCGAAACCATTGGGAGTTTTGACGTCCCAGCGTTACACGACAGGTCTCTCCGTATAAAAGAGAACGGGATATGTTTTATAACgagaattatttttaatatataCGTTTTTATAGATAATTTTTAAACCGGATTTGtattaacaaaaaaacaaaaaaaaacatctgtCAAAGTTTCAAAGGTAACACCTAACGAGCGTTACGAACATTTATTTATAGTTTTTTAACGTGTGTTTGTGAATATCCATTTTTGATTAACATTATTCATCAAAAACTGATCATTTATTTCGACATTCTAGTTCAAATATTCatgtaaataatttattttcttttttaaaatttattgagaGATTTCATATATATTGGTAAAAAGCCAAAAGCAACGTATTAACAAGTCGATCTACAAAACGATAATATTTAGTGAGGTGAAATTTGTATGGTAAACGATGCGAATAGGTGTCGAATAAATGTATTGAAATAGAGCTAATTCTTAACGGTAGAAATGTTGTGTGTTTTAGTTTGAATTGTAAGTGAAATATCACAAATATCAGCCCATGAATATTTCCAGTTCTTgttatattttatattaaaagaatttcaacAAAAACGGGCCAATCACAAGACAGTGTGGGAAGATTCATAGCAGCAAGGATGgtctcgatcatttagtagttttggttcgatcatttaggcacctctaaaatcgactggtgactggcgttagttgattgattggaaaaattccgagattatttggtcacaaaattGGGGATGGTTCGTCGCTTTAATggcgttgaagtcatttttatCTTTACTTGATTACATgtacaaaaaagcaaaaatactAAGTTAAAACGATAATctaagtaccgtcaactggggggaagatgatcatttttaagacaaaacatgcaataacaatgtgtgtttacattttaaatcgaaacaaatattttcaaaacatgtactgctatacgttgcaataatcaacaactttagttttctgaaatgcgttcgcatttattaaaataagataaattatcacacattttttgaataatctggtttggggtgaagttgatcaagacagctctactaaaaccattGTGAcctacacggaaccgcgaaacaactcactttacggttcctttcactcaaatccgcccttgcgtggaagaagccaaaaataagtaaaatgcgaacaaatccggtgagtactttaCCTTTgctcccgtgttgaattttcacccactatgaagttccaccaactcaaatttatgttattttcactcacccgagactatggtgaaaacaactcaaatttggcttcttccacggaacagcacgCGTTgagtcgatgcagctctctttgtttataataacatTCAAAAGAGAGAGTGAGAAAACAATCTACTATTGAGTTAAAATTTTGAgcttcgtactcaaagttgagttctttaaacttttttttaggttctttattttttctgtgtagtagTCAAAATAGACTAggtcagaggttcccaaacttttggatatgcgacccacctagcagaatcccatattacttgcgacccaccaggtatcaaatgtatttattttgtgaaattagataaaaatgagttctcgttagattggacaaatcataataaattgccttttatcccatcattgtatttgtcaaaatttcgtcaatttttttaattggatgtggattggatttggatgggatttgaattgaatttgggttggatttggattggatttgaaattaatttagattggaatggaattaaatttcgatttgattaggattggatttgaattagatttggattggatttgaatacgAATTGAATcggattttaaatagatttggatttgattcgagTTGGATTagtattggttttggattgaattcagggcttagatttggattgtataggaattctttctacttgccctaatatcgtataacaaaaaaggccgttgacctcgttgttgttctttaatcatccaatcataacttcccaagtaaccaccaagcattaattattgcatgtaatcaatcacagatcagcatattaaacgctaattgcattagattaaaccgtctaagacgaattaagtactgtccatttaattccaccagttaattttcgttatctttgcagatacgtatttcgaccacaactgtgtggtcgtcttcagtgtcttgtacttgactcgactagtccacactgaagacgaccacacagttgtggtcgaaatacgtatctgcaaagataacgaaaattaactggtggaattaaatggacagtacttaattcgtcttagacggtttaatacattccactaaacgagcttaatatatttttctgcatTAGATTAGTTTTAAcgatgtaaagatgcatttattcattAACTGTCAAGCAACGATACACTAGTTCAGCAGCActaatgcagcgatgcattacttatgttttatttcaacatgtcaaagtaatgaagcattatttcggtcgtaaaagggcctttttccactttaagtcaactttaatggctgttttatttgcactcataaatagctccatggttacttgggttagatcctaatttaaaatatggattagatttgtgggacaaaatagtaacaaaattatgaattaagatttgtctttcgcgacccaccactgaacagctcccgacccccctgggggtcgcgacccacagtttgggaaccacTGGACTAGGTTAttgacgattaaaggttgcatgaagaagaagaagtcgaaggatgatatttgaaaaatattgcatggggaagcatacgggaagttttttaaaactcatctcaaaaattctaggagcaatttaattaaaaacggttagcagtacgagGTTGGACTatccttctactgcataataaacgcaattttttgatttcaaattttattttatgatatcatacttgataccctccttagccgtgcggtaagacgcgcggctacaaagcaagaccatgctgagggtggctgggttcgattcccggtgccggtctaggcaattttcggattggaaattgtctcgacttccctgggcataaaagtatcatcgtgttagcctcatgatattacgaatgcaaaaatggtaacctggctaagaaacctcgcagttaataactgtggaagtgcttaatgaacactaagctgcgaggcggctctgacccagtgtggggatgtaatgccaataagaagaagaagaagaagacatactTGATACAAAGTATAAGAAATGTCCAACTccgtactgctttccgtttttaattaaatcgcttctagaatttttgagaagagttttaaaaaaatttccgtatgcttccccgtgcaatacttttctaatatcatccttcgacttcttcttcttcatgcaacctttaatcaccgacgaaccgacgtgtcaccccatagaaaataattcaaatttgctgcccacgacccatgttgaaaaatcatcgaacactaccgccatccccataatggctcgcgaagttttTATAGCTgagccaccaacctacgtgtattaacattgcagcgGAGTTGTGTCTTTGCTCATTTGACAGGAGCGATCGCCCGCAAAAGCGAATAACCGTTAAAAAGTGTGAGACAATCAGCgagcgccagtgacacgtcggttcgtcggtgcttTAATCGccaatactaatgacacactgatggtattcgtaccatggtacaagttgtaccacaggtgtgtcgccttgtaccatgctggtacaacgtggaaaaccatggtacaatatgtactagggtatataaccgtggtataccacggtccttgtaccaccagtgtgtctttagtattatttgtatgaatgttgaatttattgtcgggccgccaccaaaccggaccgcgcgattgagcactcgcgctgcgcggcgagtcgcgacaatttgaaatatttcattagtagtgcgcatcatgcacgcatggatgtactatcatgcg includes:
- the LOC134202473 gene encoding integrin beta-PS-like isoform X2, producing MNHWHRRLADLTESRLNFLRNCSSHAEEGDNRTTMTIIMSRKRPLAVTLAATFLLCAITLTAAQSSSQLTCPGKTTCRECIQTSNCRWCTQANFTKPRCHGHDVGYCPEEYTVDPSNEAITLIARELSKPTKVGGAGGGYEAEMSGSSHWSSSSSSHSSSSTSSSSSGSMSASGQSIVQIYPQRVQLKLRLNEVYRLGVKYSQAEDYPVDLYYLMDLSKSMEDDKEKLSLLGAQLAEEMQKITSNFRLGFGSFVDKVLMPYVSTVPKNLREPCPQCAAPYGYHNLMPLSVDTHRFTEEVERAAVSGNLDAPEGGFDAIMQAVVCRDQIGWREMARRLLVFSTDAGFHYAGDGKLGGVITPNDGECHLDKRGMYTHSTIHDYPSISQINLKVKQNAINVIFAVTQNELSVYDRLSKLVEGSSAAMLSNDSSNIVSLVRDEYNKISSSVEMKDNRTDSLIDVKYYSRCKGDGPLVQTSKCDGLKVGDIVNFEAHITLLKCPENPRDWNQILQIYPVGINESLTVDIEMLCSCPCELPGNPDYKEYAEECSGVGTYKCGICDCDEFHHGHKCECSATDIHTESGFAENCRQTNTSIECSGRGQCVCGVCDCDKRVNPEEVISGTFCECDNFSCDRHNGLLCSGPKQGVCSCGECICAEGWTGAACDCKATNETCIPPSGGEICSGHGTCECGGCRCKITEEGRYSGRFCEKCPTCSGRCNEFKHCVQCQQYKTGPLADPADCASNCTLFVPIPVQKVEIDEEKDDNKCTFFDEDDCRYEFSYNDSGEQIVVKAQEERECPPKVFMLGIVLAVIAAVVLIGLAVLLLWKLLTTIHDRREFARFEKERMMAKWDTGENPIYKQATTTFKNPTYAGK
- the LOC134202473 gene encoding integrin beta-PS-like isoform X3; its protein translation is MTIIMSRKRPLAVTLAATFLLCAITLTAAQSSSQLTCPGKTTCRECIQTSNCRWCTQANFTKPRCHGHDVGYCPEEYTVDPSNEAITLIARELSKPTKVGGAGGGYEAEMSGSSHWSSSSSSHSSSSTSSSSSGSMSASGQSIVQIYPQRVQLKLRLNEVYRLGVKYSQAEDYPVDLYYLMDLSKSMEDDKEKLSLLGAQLAEEMQKITSNFRLGFGSFVDKVLMPYVSTVPKKLQNPCDGCEAPYGYKNHMSLSVDTGRFSEEVERAAVSGNLDAPEGGFDAIMQAVVCRDQIGWREMARRLLVFSTDAGFHYAGDGKLGGVITPNDGECHLDKRGMYTHSTIHDYPSISQINLKVKQNAINVIFAVTQNELSVYDRLSKLVEGSSAAMLSNDSSNIVSLVRDEYNKISSSVEMKDNRTDSLIDVKYYSRCKGDGPLVQTSKCDGLKVGDIVNFEAHITLLKCPENPRDWNQILQIYPVGINESLTVDIEMLCSCPCELPGNPDYKEYAEECSGVGTYKCGICDCDEFHHGHKCECSATDIHTESGFAENCRQTNTSIECSGRGQCVCGVCDCDKRVNPEEVISGTFCECDNFSCDRHNGLLCSGPKQGVCSCGECICAEGWTGAACDCKATNETCIPPSGGEICSGHGTCECGGCRCKITEEGRYSGRFCEKCPTCSGRCNEFKHCVQCQQYKTGPLADPADCASNCTLFVPIPVQKVEIDEEKDDNKCTFFDEDDCRYEFSYNDSGEQIVVKAQEERECPPKVFMLGIVLAVIAAVVLIGLAVLLLWKLLTTIHDRREFARFEKERMMAKWDTGENPIYKQATTTFKNPTYAGK
- the LOC134202473 gene encoding integrin beta-PS-like isoform X1; translation: MNHWHRRLADLTESRLNFLRNCSSHAEEGDNRTTMTIIMSRKRPLAVTLAATFLLCAITLTAAQSSSQLTCPGKTTCRECIQTSNCRWCTQANFTKPRCHGHDVGYCPEEYTVDPSNEAITLIARELSKPTKVGGAGGGYEAEMSGSSHWSSSSSSHSSSSTSSSSSGSMSASGQSIVQIYPQRVQLKLRLNEVYRLGVKYSQAEDYPVDLYYLMDLSKSMEDDKEKLSLLGAQLAEEMQKITSNFRLGFGSFVDKVLMPYVSTVPKKLQNPCDGCEAPYGYKNHMSLSVDTGRFSEEVERAAVSGNLDAPEGGFDAIMQAVVCRDQIGWREMARRLLVFSTDAGFHYAGDGKLGGVITPNDGECHLDKRGMYTHSTIHDYPSISQINLKVKQNAINVIFAVTQNELSVYDRLSKLVEGSSAAMLSNDSSNIVSLVRDEYNKISSSVEMKDNRTDSLIDVKYYSRCKGDGPLVQTSKCDGLKVGDIVNFEAHITLLKCPENPRDWNQILQIYPVGINESLTVDIEMLCSCPCELPGNPDYKEYAEECSGVGTYKCGICDCDEFHHGHKCECSATDIHTESGFAENCRQTNTSIECSGRGQCVCGVCDCDKRVNPEEVISGTFCECDNFSCDRHNGLLCSGPKQGVCSCGECICAEGWTGAACDCKATNETCIPPSGGEICSGHGTCECGGCRCKITEEGRYSGRFCEKCPTCSGRCNEFKHCVQCQQYKTGPLADPADCASNCTLFVPIPVQKVEIDEEKDDNKCTFFDEDDCRYEFSYNDSGEQIVVKAQEERECPPKVFMLGIVLAVIAAVVLIGLAVLLLWKLLTTIHDRREFARFEKERMMAKWDTGENPIYKQATTTFKNPTYAGK